From one Halothece sp. PCC 7418 genomic stretch:
- a CDS encoding precorrin-8X methylmutase: protein MINFDIDVKVKELMLTIKQLTAAVGDRATPRMVRHYHQIGLMPPPQRSESNYRLYTEADVQRLQRIIALKEQGFQLSHIKQILEEDANPDSDSLLQKLQQQYQTVLQQLVKWRKTAIALEGLLGRDTACQSHQGEALAQLRRLQAETETARSLSEALWENLDATVYDHPENFQQALQYLLPDLSQRSEIEVDILSHLVLACGDVSLAAFIRLSPDLIKAARESLSAGCKIVTDVPAVLNTLDQTRLTHLGCEWVSLMDDPHLDSAADAETEFWQNQNWQQHLAEQVEGNLWVIGYAPSVLLKLCEWVETHNCQPALVIGLPIGFSHAPAAKRRLMQLPIPYLTSESALGGGLLAAVALNRLAASLLEKPNCHCYLERVMSSFPNGGSGGTLNGEGE from the coding sequence ATGATAAACTTTGACATTGATGTGAAGGTCAAGGAATTAATGCTGACCATTAAACAACTCACTGCAGCCGTGGGCGATCGCGCGACTCCACGTATGGTTCGCCACTATCACCAAATTGGTTTAATGCCCCCTCCGCAGCGTTCGGAAAGCAACTATCGCCTCTACACAGAAGCGGATGTGCAACGGTTGCAACGCATTATTGCCCTGAAAGAACAGGGATTCCAACTTTCTCACATTAAACAGATTTTGGAAGAAGATGCTAATCCAGACTCAGATTCTCTATTGCAAAAGTTACAGCAACAATATCAGACGGTTTTACAGCAACTGGTGAAATGGCGCAAAACCGCGATCGCGCTGGAGGGATTATTAGGGAGAGATACCGCTTGTCAATCGCACCAGGGAGAAGCTCTAGCCCAACTGCGACGCTTGCAAGCAGAAACAGAAACCGCGCGATCGTTAAGCGAAGCCCTTTGGGAAAACTTAGATGCAACGGTTTATGACCATCCTGAGAATTTTCAGCAGGCTTTGCAGTATTTGTTACCTGATCTATCTCAGCGCTCGGAAATCGAAGTCGATATTTTATCTCATTTAGTCTTAGCTTGCGGAGATGTCAGTTTAGCTGCCTTTATTCGTCTCAGCCCCGATCTGATTAAAGCAGCCAGAGAAAGCCTCAGCGCTGGCTGTAAAATTGTTACGGATGTTCCTGCCGTTCTCAATACCCTCGATCAGACTCGCTTGACTCATTTGGGCTGTGAATGGGTTTCTTTAATGGACGATCCTCACCTGGATAGTGCTGCTGATGCAGAAACAGAGTTTTGGCAAAATCAAAATTGGCAACAACATCTCGCCGAACAAGTTGAAGGGAACTTATGGGTAATTGGTTACGCGCCCTCTGTGTTGCTCAAACTCTGTGAATGGGTAGAAACGCACAATTGTCAACCTGCCCTAGTGATTGGACTGCCCATTGGCTTTAGTCATGCCCCAGCAGCGAAACGACGACTGATGCAGCTACCAATTCCCTATCTGACCAGTGAAAGCGCTCTGGGTGGGGGGTTACTCGCAGCAGTTGCCCTGAATCGACTCGCAGCCTCTCTCCTAGAAAAGCCCAATTGTCACTGTTATTTGGAGAGAGTAATGTCTTCCTTTCCAAATGGAGGCTCAGGAGGGACTCTTAACGGTGAGGGAGAGTAA
- a CDS encoding BlaI/MecI/CopY family transcriptional regulator: MASLPHERPKKLSLGWLEQEILEIVWELGCTSVKAIHERILSDPDRELAYTSVTTVLQRLNQKGWLKCHKKGRVFYWEAKFSREEAQALKAYEQLNQFLAVSDPELVASFADRLDLESLEQLDAIALRLRSIRQQREEQD, translated from the coding sequence ATGGCTTCTTTACCTCACGAACGTCCGAAAAAATTATCTCTCGGATGGTTAGAACAAGAAATTTTAGAGATTGTTTGGGAGTTAGGTTGCACTAGTGTGAAGGCAATTCATGAGCGGATTTTGAGCGATCCCGACCGAGAACTCGCTTATACTTCAGTAACCACTGTCTTACAACGACTTAATCAGAAAGGTTGGCTCAAATGTCATAAAAAAGGACGGGTGTTTTACTGGGAAGCAAAGTTTTCTCGGGAAGAAGCGCAAGCGCTCAAGGCTTACGAACAGTTAAACCAGTTTTTAGCCGTGAGTGATCCTGAGTTAGTCGCCTCATTTGCGGATCGGTTGGATCTCGAGAGTTTAGAACAACTTGACGCGATCGCGCTGCGGTTAAGATCCATTCGCCAACAACGGGAGGAACAAGACTAA
- a CDS encoding DUF2862 domain-containing protein, with protein MEIGQKVKVFRLRDRVSNDIVGKLGKVGTIQDFKMTDGSGVGAVVVFDDHSTSWFFEDELKPVEEAVKS; from the coding sequence ATGGAAATCGGACAAAAGGTTAAAGTATTTCGCTTGCGCGATCGCGTTTCTAATGACATTGTTGGTAAACTCGGCAAGGTGGGAACCATTCAAGACTTTAAAATGACTGATGGTAGCGGTGTCGGCGCAGTTGTTGTCTTTGATGATCATTCCACAAGTTGGTTCTTTGAAGATGAACTCAAACCTGTGGAAGAAGCTGTGAAGAGCTAA
- a CDS encoding ArsA family ATPase, whose protein sequence is MQMILTFLGKGGSGRSAIAIAAAYQLSQSGKRVLLATQDPTTELFLETPLSSTPTRIASQFWAVNLGATLLLEKSWEEVKNVEAQYLRSPLLKEVYGQELAVLPGMEQALALNALREYYESGDYDVIIFDGAGDLSTLRMFAIPEHLSWYVRRFRDLFLNSDLGKAISPFIQPLSSAILNVTWTAEDLTDNPDANQANQMLERGKNALREGKVAGYLVTADHPYSLKSAKFLWGSAQQSGLMIAGALLNQETEVRQVVQSEFSPLPVTPLPSVEPGQWEVLGKALPDLLGAVSQAPPTVEIDRTQRSVKVFLPGFSKEQIKLTQPQTQQEITIDAGDQRRNIQLPPPLKGQPVKGAKFLDDGHLLVSF, encoded by the coding sequence TTGCAAATGATTTTAACGTTTCTTGGCAAAGGGGGCAGCGGTCGAAGCGCGATCGCGATCGCTGCTGCTTATCAACTTTCCCAAAGTGGAAAGCGAGTGCTTTTAGCCACTCAAGACCCGACAACGGAGCTTTTTTTAGAAACTCCCCTCAGTAGCACACCCACCCGTATAGCGAGCCAATTTTGGGCAGTTAATTTGGGGGCGACACTGCTCTTGGAAAAAAGCTGGGAAGAGGTGAAGAATGTGGAAGCGCAATATCTGCGTTCTCCCTTGCTGAAAGAGGTTTATGGGCAAGAACTTGCGGTTCTCCCTGGCATGGAACAAGCCCTCGCCCTCAATGCCCTCCGGGAATATTACGAAAGTGGGGACTATGATGTCATCATCTTTGATGGTGCTGGCGATTTAAGTACCCTGCGGATGTTTGCCATTCCCGAACATCTCAGTTGGTATGTGCGCCGTTTTCGAGATTTATTTCTCAACTCGGATCTCGGCAAAGCCATCTCTCCCTTTATTCAACCTCTGAGTAGTGCCATCTTAAATGTCACTTGGACAGCCGAGGATTTAACAGATAATCCTGATGCCAACCAAGCCAATCAAATGCTGGAACGAGGGAAAAACGCTCTCAGGGAAGGGAAGGTTGCGGGGTATCTGGTCACCGCAGATCATCCCTATAGTTTGAAAAGCGCGAAATTCCTTTGGGGAAGTGCTCAACAAAGTGGACTGATGATTGCTGGGGCCTTACTGAATCAGGAAACAGAAGTCCGACAAGTAGTACAGTCGGAATTTTCTCCTTTACCCGTCACTCCTTTACCATCCGTCGAACCTGGACAATGGGAAGTCTTAGGGAAGGCTTTACCCGACTTACTCGGTGCTGTCAGCCAAGCTCCACCCACAGTTGAGATTGATCGCACTCAACGCAGTGTTAAAGTGTTTTTGCCAGGGTTCAGCAAAGAACAGATTAAACTCACGCAACCCCAAACTCAACAGGAAATCACCATTGATGCAGGTGACCAACGTCGAAATATCCAACTTCCTCCCCCCTTAAAAGGGCAACCAGTAAAAGGGGCAAAGTTTTTGGATGACGGTCATCTTTTGGTTTCCTTTTAG
- a CDS encoding M56 family metallopeptidase, with the protein MHTIMILMALGGAIIIRWLWSPDLLNYTQRWQRTLFYFLFPPLLLLMTAIAVLGMGQHGKMLGLENSHLSYGLTVLFVGFAFFTLLWQGYKGARSRQNLPQNPQSTLSGDQAYILPLTVPYSAQMGWWHSKLVISEGLLSLLDQEQLEAVIAHEQAHLHYRDTFWFFWLGWIYQMTAWLPNSRQLWEELLLLRELRADWKAAQTVDPILLAESLVTVAKFTVRYPEVGCAALSCTANKSRLEERIEALINEEEVVSPPLVLLGRELVWSLTPLITMPWHHS; encoded by the coding sequence ATGCACACGATTATGATTCTCATGGCTTTAGGCGGTGCAATCATCATCCGTTGGCTGTGGTCGCCAGATCTCCTCAACTATACCCAACGCTGGCAACGAACCCTCTTTTATTTTCTCTTTCCTCCCTTATTACTGCTAATGACTGCCATTGCGGTGTTAGGGATGGGACAACATGGCAAAATGTTAGGGCTAGAAAATAGTCATCTCAGTTATGGGTTAACGGTGTTATTTGTCGGTTTTGCCTTCTTCACTTTACTCTGGCAAGGTTATAAGGGAGCGCGATCGCGCCAAAACTTGCCCCAGAATCCACAAAGCACCCTGTCTGGTGATCAAGCCTATATTCTCCCGCTTACTGTTCCTTACAGTGCTCAAATGGGGTGGTGGCACTCAAAACTGGTCATCAGTGAAGGATTACTCTCGCTTCTGGATCAAGAACAACTCGAAGCGGTCATTGCCCACGAACAAGCCCATCTCCACTATCGAGATACATTCTGGTTTTTCTGGCTGGGCTGGATTTATCAAATGACAGCTTGGTTACCCAACAGCAGGCAACTGTGGGAAGAATTACTCCTATTGCGAGAACTCCGTGCAGACTGGAAAGCAGCGCAAACTGTCGATCCGATTCTCTTGGCAGAATCGTTGGTTACTGTAGCGAAGTTTACGGTTCGTTATCCCGAGGTGGGTTGTGCAGCCCTCAGTTGTACCGCTAACAAAAGTCGTCTTGAAGAACGGATTGAAGCCTTAATCAATGAAGAAGAAGTGGTCAGTCCTCCCCTCGTTCTTTTAGGGCGAGAACTGGTTTGGTCATTAACCCCTTTGATTACTATGCCTTGGCATCACTCTTGA